The Brienomyrus brachyistius isolate T26 chromosome 9, BBRACH_0.4, whole genome shotgun sequence genome contains the following window.
gcttatcaaAGACTAGATTGTGACGTATTATATGAAAATCAGTGAAATTTGCTGTTCATTTCAAACAGACATTTCCTATTATTGCGATTTCATAGAAATAAATAATTgcgatattaattattaatattatgagAAATGTTGAATACTAATACTCTTCAGTCACAAAGTTATATATTCAAAAATCATCACTATCAAATAAAATTAGATGAAATTGCAGCTGAAATAGGATTCAGGATGAAATTTCCTAATACTTTGTAAAggtttttattattcatttaattactgTAGGCCTGGAAGGACACAGTGATATACTTCACTGTGTTGGCTCAAAGAAATGACTGAAATGCACATTTACTTTGATTCTAATCTGACAAtcactatatatataatatattgttATTTTATGTATGCTTTTAAACATACTTCTTTACAAATGTTACAGACGTTCATCTTCTGACAGAACAAAGAACATGGCTTCGAGCAAGCAggctttagttttgttttttttaaatttggacAAATGTGAGCGCTCAGTCATCTCCGATTcgttaaaatgaaataaatcacGGCGTTCCTTTAAAAGCAGTCCGGGAAATAAATTTAGGAAAGATTCTCATACGTCAGTCATTTTAAAACTGAACAGACGTGTTTATTTGAATAATAGAATTATGTTTTAAAAGATTTGCAGCATTTTGCCTTCGAGCTCAGAGTCTCTTCGACCATTTCAGGGGGTTTTGACAAAGCTTTTAAGTGGTGAGAGCCCTATTAATGATCATTTCAGTTCCTCCGCAACCTTCTGTAAGCCAGTCCTGCTTGAGTCAATGCCTGCTTTTGTTTTAAACCGCGGGATATTGATTAAACTTTCTTCGTGCTATTCAGATTTATGGGGTAGTCGCTTTTGCTGGCTTTTAGAAAACTAGATATACAGTGGTTTATCATTTctgtcattatttgttatttagcAGTTGTCTTTACACAGCTTTCTTTGTTAATTACCTAGACGTAATGTTGATTACTTCATATAAAAAGTAGAACAGGCACTGTATTGAGATTCACTCAGACCTTACGTTGTCgttgtttatatgtatatatgttgtTTATAACGCAGCTAATGGTGACGTATAGGCAAGCTTTTGTGTGATTTACAAATCAAATGATGTCCTTGCGCATAGTCCACCTAACTTTTTATGTCATCTTGATGACATACATACTTTATATAGGTATACAAATTTTAGCATTCAATCATAATTGTGCAGTTTTACAAGCCATGAGTAATTTTCATGCTTTTTAGTATTCGAGTGGAATTCATCTGAACGTTTTTTAGTAGTCTGGACCAcattagaattagaatttagtgatcagtggtcattgttaacACAccgcagcacacagtgcacaacaacgaaatgtgtcctctgcatttaatccatttgtgacaatgtgacatagcagggggcagctaattcagcacctggggagcagtgcttgggggcagtaccttgctcagggtacctcagtggtaccttgccagtcggggattcgaaccagcaattttttaagtgcgcttccctaactaTCAAGCCCCCACTGCCCACATGTTTAGCAAGTTTTCTAGTTTTTCATATTCGTGTCTATTGAcctatttaaatttaataactTGCAAAATCAGTcgagtgcagtggttagcactgttgcctcatacctctgggacccgggttcgagtctccgcctgggttacttgtgtgcggagtttgcatgttctccccatgtcgtcgtggagtttcctccgggtactccggtttctccccacagtccaaaaacatgctgaggttaattggagttgctaaattgcccataggtgtgcatgtgtgagtgaatggtgtgtgtgagtgtgccctgcgatgggctgccccccccccccccccccacccatcctgggttgttccctgcctcgtgcccattgcttctgggataggctccggaccccctgcgacccagtaggataagcggtttggaaaatggatggaaaattAGTCGAGTGACATTCCTCCAGTTACACAATTTACGTAATCTACGCCATTATTCTGGCATTCAGGAATCATTTAGCATTTCTGCTGTTTTATATATATCATATTCATTGAATTCCCCTGTACTGGGTTGTTAGAAAATGGAAAATGCATACATACATCGAAAATAGTATAGAATTGCTGTTGCTTAGATTTAAAAATTAGCAAATATATCAAGTGTTTAGCAGCTGTTATAAGTACAGGTTTTAAACGATTCGACGATTTTAAACATTCGCCAATGCGTTATTCCTGGAGCTGCCGATTTTATCCACTATTGATCCATTTGCTCACCTTTTGTCGGGTTTGTTTTACTTATTTGATCGTATTCACAAATGGCAACGTCACAAATGACACATCACATGCATCTCAAACCTAGTTTGTCTTGGCTCAAAATGTACCTTGACTGAAAAATCAGAAATATTTAGTATTAATCCTTTTTAGGGTTTGTGAGGAAGGTCTACTTAACCTTGTTGGTCCAGCTTTTAACCACCACAGGAATCATATGTGCTTTCCTGTACTGGTAAGTCATATTACAAATATTGTTCTTTAATAATATACTGTTTCATTATGGAAATCTGAATATATTAATTACTGTATTCATTCAAATTACATTAAATGCTCTTTACAGCTATTGCAGTACATAATATGGTGATTAACTTTGCTAAAGGAGTGATATAGAGCATCTGTTAACTGTGGATGTTGCCATTCCATCATTCAGTTTCTTATGTGCGTAAAGAACGGGATTTGCTCTTTCATTATAGGAAGGAACTTAATGAATGGACACGATCCAACTACTGGTTTACATATGTCATGATGTAAGTACTGACAGTGTAGCTGCTAAGTGCTTGGGAACACGGTGTCCCTCACCAGTAATTCAAATGTCCTCTGTGGCAGTTCTCACAGGAGAAGATGTTTCACAGATTGAGTTTCTTCTCACCAGGGCAGCGACAATTATCTGCATCATAATGCTGTCGTGCTGCGGAAACGTGAGGCGAAAAGTCCCACAGAACTTCATCTTCCTGGGTTTGTTTGTACGTACCCTGTACCCGGGGCGGTATGGAGCTCTTTGCATTGTGAAGCGTGGCTTTGTGTGTCCTTCTCAACGCTTGTTTTCCTGTGTATAGACCGTCACAGAAGGATTAATGCTGGGCTCAGTGACAGTGTAAGTGAACCGTACTCTACCTCAGCAGAGAGCCACGTTATGATGGCTATAAACATGGATTAAACTGGGAAAACGGCAGCAGTCAGCGGACAGATCGGCTCCTCTCTTTATACAGATACTTCACCGCAGATGCAGTCATGTGGGCGGTGGGAGCTACGGCACTCGTCTCCTTTGCACTGAGTGTGTTTGCGATGCAGTCAAAAGTGAGTCGTTTGTGACATTCCAACTACGTCAAACTGAACCGTCAGTGTGTCCCCCTTGCCCCGATGGTGACCAGTGTTAAGTGATGTTTAGGCAATGAGCGGTTAACCAGTTGGCCGCACACTAAATCCGTCATGGGCTTCGAAGCCGGACTGTCACCAGAAATAACTTAAACTTATATGGGGCTTGTGGCGTGATGCTGAGTAAAATATTTTCCTTGAATGAAACTGAATACTCATGCCAGCGACTGTGAGGAGAAAGGAGGTGGTGGGTGATTCATAACAGCTTAGCGAAGTCAAATTAATATGTTGGTTAGGAAAAAACAACCATCACACACACTGATTAAGGATTAAGTCAAAAGGACAGGTGCCAATAAAAATAAACCTCTCATTATCTTAGTGGGACTTCACAGCATCGATCGGGATTCTGTGGGCTATCGGCTGGTCTTTGGTAGCATTTGGAATCCTGTGCGCTATTTTGAGGTCACAAGTAAGTACAATAAAATcgtcaaaattattttaaaaacgaATCATTTGCCTAATTCCAGGAAtcacatattttatttttgtttttaaacagtaCCTGAACATTGTGTACGCCTGCCTGGGGACGGTGGTTTTTTCTGTGGTGAGTACATCCAAAGTTGATTGACAGCTGTATTTATATTAGAGTGGTCCTTAAAAATTTTAACTTGAAAATATTCACTCTCACCTCCTGATTTGATCATTTTgggattttttaaatgtttttttcaagCATGTTTAGAGGTTGCTCAAGCAACTTCAATGGCTAAAATCTAGTTTAGTCGTCTGCTGTTGGTAATACTCAATAGTCATGCCACAGCAGCCAGTTCTGCACCAGtactctcaccacacagtagctaaggtggtgaagtggcaggagagaattcaccagttagatacagGGGATTATTAGGAGGacagatttgaaagggccacagtgggcagttTTAGCCTGGACATCAAGGTACCACCTCTACTCTTTTGAAGGATGCCCAGAGGTCTTTTATGACCTCTGATTTCATGTCATCTGAAGGATGGCACCATTTtaacagcacagtgtccccctcactccactgggccactgggatccacacagacaggATGAGctaacacacaccaacacctcttccagcagaaacccagctttcctagttggtcCCCCATCCAAGTAAAAAACCTGctaaacctgcttagcttctggtTCCCagagagcacaaggcagggggcaaTAGAGGATGGAGCATTATATATGGGTGATTAGGGAacaccaattaacctcagcccAGGTTAACTCATACACCTCTCtctcacagagagacacacacaaagtTACATGCTGCCTACATTtggttcatttaaattaaaaataagccTTAAAAAATactgttattaaaaaaaaaaaaaagttaacttTTGTCATTTCacatatttcacatttttacaCGCCGTTTCATTTGGTCAGAAGATTCCGGATTTTTTTAGTTAAATTGACGAAATATTAAGAAATATAATATAGATATGCAAAATTAATGTTCAGCACATTTTCGCTAACAAACAAAAGGAATGATCTGAGAGACTGGGTATTACCGACTGTGGATGACTAAGCTAGGCTTTAGCCAGCTTCAATATGTGACCATAGTGTCAATTTATCGACCGCTGATTACAAACTCCACTTTTTGTTCttatttgtgaaaaaaaaattgcaggtAAACAAATATTCTTTGTGGCCTTTGCTTTTAGCAAAGTCTGGCTGAAATTTTGATAATTTACAGTTACGGATTTTGATCTTGTTGAGCAACTATCAGAAATATCGGCAGGAATACTTTCTTACAATGCATCATGATAAAAAGTGGGTGTATGAAAAACTGCCAATTTACAATTTGATTAATAGCTAAGCACCACCTTAATTTATACGCATAAAAACGTTCTACCATGACAAACGGCCCTAAGCGATCAGCCTCGTTAGTCTCTGACCCCTGTCCCCACAGTACCTGGTGATGGACACCCAGCTCATGCTGGGTGGGAAACACAGATACACCGTCAGTCCAGAGGAGTACATCTTCGCAGCCCTCAACCTCTACCTCGACGTCATTACGATTTTCTTGTTCCTCCTGCAGCTAATTGGCCTGGCTCGTTAAGACGCCCCCAAGCCCAGCCTCCTCTAaattcacacacaaaaaaaaacttgataTATATttgttgcttggacccaaattgtgcaaaaacatttttaaaatttgtCTTTGCATCATATTATCCATACAGGTTTCTACATGTAATGCAATTACAAGGATTTCAGCAATAACATACTTTtaatattattgtattattgagtttttaaaagttttaactatgatttgtttttaatttgttgTCCCTTAATAAAATTAGCTTTTATCACATTGAGAATGTGTCCACACATGTAAGAATCCCAGATTCACAGAATATCCCAGGTGCCCGAGTGGGTGAGTCGGCATATTGCTTGGCAGCCAGTGAAGAACAGGACATGGGCAGCGGTAGGCTTTAGTCTTGTTGTGTACTGCGGAGAGGCGCGCTACAGTGCGGAGAGGCGCGCTACAGTGCGGAGAGGCGCGCTACAGTGCGGAGAGGCGCGCTACAGTGCGGAGAGGCGCGCTACAGTGCGGAGAGGCGCGCTACAGTGCAGAGAGGCGCGCTACAGTGCAGAGAGGCGCGCTGCCGTGCGGAGAGGAATTGTGCATTGTGAAAAAACTGGAAATCTGCAAAGTTGAAATCATGAAAAGTGCAAATCACATTGCAAGGTTgggtagtttaaaaaaaaatccttatctTACTGGCTACGCAACATGTGTTTTTGTGAAGTTTATTTCTTTTTTCCATTTCTTCAGTAAGTCAAATGCAGTAGATTTTAAAACTTTATTCAAATGAgaaataagatttttttttaattggcttGATTTGAAGTGACATTTTTGGCCCCCTTCACAGCAGTAAAAATGAACATAGTTGGGATCTTTGTCCACCACAAGAGGTTTTATGTAACATGACATCATTGTGATCAGGATTTGAATACCCTAGAAACCCTTCAAGTACACCAGTAACCAACCAGCAGGAAAGCCTCCTGTGCATCAAACCACTATAAATGACATTATATTTGATCTATTGAACTGAAATCAAAAGTTACGTTAATCTTTGACACAATGAATTGGCTACAATAAACATACTAAATAGAAGGTAAACAGAGAACATTGTGGAAAACAttctgggggggaaaaaaaaaatctaaaaaaaaaaccctataaaacatgcattaaaaatctaaaaaaatCTTTTGGACACTTAGTTCCATAAACGAACTAAATTTACTGCAACATCAGGTGTTACTTTAATTCAAAGTATTTAAGAAAAATGAATTAAGGTTAAATGAAGGCACACTACAGAATtgtatagaaaaaaaaaacattaggatTGTAGGATTGCTAAAGAAATGGTTCTCAAAGCCATAAACGTATAATTATCCATTACCAATGGCAATACATCACAATTACACTGATTAAGAAATAACGTTTCTCTGATTGCACTTAATGGTCATGTGCACACACTCCCACAACACAAGATAAATACACAACAGGCAAATCAAGGTCGTGCTTTGTGACCCACCCTTACCAAATAATTATAATACCGTATCAAGAATGAATGGGCGCAGAGGGCCGGGGATTTTGCTCCAGTTTTAAAGTCTTTTAGAAGCCTCTCTACTTGTATTTGTGGACAATTTGGTAAAATGACGTAAACTTCTTAACTGCATTGCTTACATAAACACTCTCTTAAAAATTTGCATCTGTTGGGGAATAAAATTTGGATTATTGGGAATGGCCAAGTCAGTCAGAAATGGATGAGAATTCTCTGTAGCAGACTGTGTGTCCAGCAAGGAGCTGTACAAATCAGACTTTCAGAATCAAGTCTTACTGTAGCAACATATATAAAGGCAGGAATTAGAAAACTACTCGGCAATTCAGACACTTTTCTCTAGTGCACCATCTGTCTTCATCGCTGTCAGATTTCCAAAAATAAAACCCGAAATGACTCATCATTTTAACAGTTGTCAGTAGTGTTaggaaataaattaaaaagctacttttacagcagtagtTTGTCCTCAGCTTTCGATATTCCCCAGCTCGTGAACATCGTCTGGCTACAGTAGACATCAAAACCCTGTGAGAAGACTCGCCCCAAAAGTCAGACAG
Protein-coding sequences here:
- the zgc:110410 gene encoding protein lifeguard 1 — protein: MEKNLSERVEPPPPYNPAGFSNPYPAGPELQNSQGKIAVVSPACDYDSMGCAAGPNPDSPPPYSQNLEDINCFSDGILRRGFVRKVYLTLLVQLLTTTGIICAFLYWKELNEWTRSNYWFTYVMMAATIICIIMLSCCGNVRRKVPQNFIFLGLFTVTEGLMLGSVTVYFTADAVMWAVGATALVSFALSVFAMQSKWDFTASIGILWAIGWSLVAFGILCAILRSQYLNIVYACLGTVVFSVYLVMDTQLMLGGKHRYTVSPEEYIFAALNLYLDVITIFLFLLQLIGLAR